The following are from one region of the Pelagibius sp. CAU 1746 genome:
- a CDS encoding efflux RND transporter permease subunit codes for MNLIKTAIERPIAVIAAVLMVVMFGLVALQTIPIQLAPDINSPVITVTTEWAGAAPAEVEREITNRQEEELKGIEGLEEITSRSERGRSRVTLEFAVGTNMDRALLLVSNRLDRVNGYPSEADEPTLDTAGAEDNAIAWFILTREPGNERPISEYGDFAEDVIQERLERVPGVSRINVYGGTEREIRVTVDPQVLARYRLTVSEVVDSLRRANASFSAGDVDEGKRRYVVRTEGELNTVEAVRSVVVRSDEDAASGRLARVLIGDIAEVRFGYKEARAAIRMRGDAALAMNAIRETGANVIETMKGIRAAITELNEGPIPAAGLKLRQVYDETVYIDSAIDLVQQNIWVGGTLAAIILLLFLRSFRATLVISLAIPVSVIGAFVAMAALGRSINVISLAGIAFAVGMVVDAAIVVLENIYRLREQGRPVREAAYLGAKQVWGAVLVSALTTVMVFIPILVMQLEVGQLFRDIAVAISVSVLLSLLVSITVLPALSSRLLGNGKSRSDHSVTRLRLPVVDQLARGFVATVVGFTQLVVRSRLAALGTVAAVTTVALYGSWHYLPKLEYLPEGNRNLVFGIIIPPPGYNLDTMVSIAEGVETATREHWTEEETSLEEAAKDERPLGERIGALPGELLQAARDAVGGLLAGFGAGAGERPPPKMDRFFFVAFNANTFIGATSAEPQRAAEVIPLLEGPVFSEPGTFGFINQPSIFGRGIGSGRKIDLNISGQHLEPILQVAQQAVGRIAQILPRETGNQLRPNPGLELGAPEVRLFPDRLRLADNGVSARQFGEAIDTFNDGLRVLEVTVGNDRLDLMLQGPEANVAETQGISNLPVVTSSGDILPASSLAEVVLTSGPTEVRHHERARTITLEIRPAPGIPLEAALEILRDQVMAPMEQAGLPPGVKFSISGTADKLTQTWNAMVLQLAIAIAIVYLVMAVLFESFFYPLIILLSVPLATAGGVAGLAVLNLYAYQPLDMLTLLGFVILIGIVVNNAILLVHQTLYHLREEGMAAGPAIVEATRNRIRPIFMSTLTSVVGMLPLVFFPGAGSELYRGLGSVVIGGLALSAALTLLIIPPMLSLLVSLLEGREAVAAPAQPPGGRGTQPALGE; via the coding sequence ATGAACCTCATCAAGACAGCCATCGAACGTCCCATCGCCGTCATCGCCGCCGTGCTGATGGTGGTGATGTTCGGCCTGGTGGCCCTGCAGACCATCCCCATCCAGCTTGCCCCCGACATCAACAGCCCGGTCATCACCGTCACCACGGAATGGGCCGGCGCGGCGCCGGCCGAGGTCGAGCGCGAGATCACCAACCGTCAAGAAGAAGAGCTGAAGGGCATCGAGGGACTGGAGGAGATCACCTCGCGCTCCGAGCGCGGGCGCAGCCGCGTCACTCTGGAGTTCGCCGTCGGCACCAACATGGACCGGGCGCTGCTGCTGGTTTCCAACCGCCTGGACCGGGTCAACGGCTACCCCAGCGAGGCCGACGAGCCGACGCTGGACACCGCCGGCGCCGAGGACAACGCCATCGCCTGGTTCATTCTGACGCGCGAGCCCGGCAACGAACGGCCGATCAGCGAATACGGCGATTTCGCCGAGGACGTGATTCAGGAGCGCCTGGAGCGCGTCCCCGGAGTCAGCCGGATCAACGTCTACGGCGGCACGGAGCGGGAGATCCGGGTGACCGTCGACCCCCAGGTTCTGGCCCGCTACCGCCTGACGGTCAGCGAGGTCGTGGACTCCCTGCGCCGCGCCAACGCCTCCTTCAGCGCCGGCGACGTCGACGAAGGCAAGCGCCGCTATGTGGTCCGCACCGAGGGCGAGCTCAACACCGTCGAGGCAGTACGCTCCGTCGTGGTGCGCAGCGACGAGGACGCCGCCAGCGGCCGTCTGGCACGAGTCCTGATCGGCGACATCGCCGAGGTACGCTTCGGCTACAAGGAGGCGCGCGCCGCCATTCGCATGCGCGGCGACGCCGCCCTGGCCATGAACGCCATCCGCGAGACCGGAGCCAACGTCATCGAGACCATGAAAGGCATCCGCGCCGCGATCACGGAGCTGAACGAAGGCCCCATCCCCGCCGCCGGACTGAAGCTGCGCCAAGTCTACGACGAGACAGTCTACATCGATTCCGCCATCGACCTGGTGCAGCAGAACATCTGGGTCGGCGGCACCCTGGCGGCCATCATCCTGCTGCTCTTCCTGCGCTCCTTCCGCGCCACCCTGGTGATCTCCCTGGCCATCCCCGTCTCGGTGATCGGCGCCTTCGTGGCCATGGCCGCGCTGGGACGCTCGATCAACGTCATTTCCCTTGCCGGCATCGCCTTCGCCGTCGGCATGGTGGTCGACGCCGCCATCGTCGTGCTGGAGAACATCTACCGCCTGCGCGAGCAAGGCCGTCCGGTGCGCGAGGCCGCCTATCTGGGCGCCAAGCAGGTCTGGGGCGCGGTGCTGGTCTCGGCGCTCACCACGGTCATGGTCTTCATCCCGATCCTGGTCATGCAGTTGGAGGTAGGCCAGTTGTTCCGCGACATCGCGGTGGCAATCTCCGTCTCGGTGCTGCTGTCCCTGCTGGTCTCCATCACCGTGCTGCCCGCCTTGTCCAGCCGCCTGCTCGGCAACGGCAAATCGCGCTCCGATCACAGCGTCACGCGCCTGCGGCTGCCGGTCGTCGACCAGCTCGCCAGGGGCTTCGTCGCCACGGTGGTCGGCTTCACACAACTCGTGGTGCGCAGCCGCCTCGCCGCCCTGGGCACCGTTGCTGCGGTCACCACGGTGGCGCTCTACGGAAGCTGGCACTACCTGCCCAAGCTGGAGTATCTGCCCGAAGGCAACCGCAACCTGGTCTTCGGCATCATCATCCCGCCGCCCGGCTATAACCTCGACACCATGGTGAGCATCGCCGAGGGCGTCGAGACGGCGACCCGGGAGCACTGGACCGAGGAAGAAACCTCCCTCGAAGAGGCCGCGAAAGACGAGAGGCCTCTGGGGGAGCGGATCGGCGCCCTGCCCGGCGAGCTGCTGCAGGCTGCGCGGGACGCCGTCGGCGGCCTGCTCGCGGGCTTCGGCGCCGGCGCCGGGGAACGGCCACCGCCGAAGATGGACCGCTTCTTCTTCGTCGCCTTCAACGCCAATACCTTCATCGGCGCCACCTCGGCGGAGCCGCAGCGCGCGGCGGAGGTCATTCCCTTGCTGGAGGGCCCGGTGTTCAGCGAGCCCGGCACCTTCGGCTTCATCAACCAGCCCTCCATCTTCGGGCGCGGCATCGGCTCGGGGCGCAAGATCGATCTCAACATCTCCGGCCAGCACCTGGAGCCGATCCTGCAGGTGGCCCAGCAGGCGGTGGGACGCATCGCGCAAATCCTCCCCCGCGAGACGGGCAACCAGCTACGGCCCAACCCCGGCCTGGAACTGGGCGCGCCGGAGGTTCGGCTGTTCCCCGACCGTCTGCGTCTCGCCGACAACGGCGTCAGCGCCCGCCAGTTCGGCGAAGCCATCGATACCTTCAACGACGGCCTGCGCGTGCTGGAGGTGACGGTCGGCAACGACCGCCTGGACCTCATGCTGCAGGGGCCGGAAGCCAACGTCGCGGAAACTCAAGGGATTTCAAATCTGCCGGTGGTGACCTCCAGCGGCGACATCCTGCCCGCCTCCTCGCTGGCCGAGGTGGTCCTGACCTCCGGCCCCACAGAGGTGCGCCACCACGAGCGCGCCCGCACCATCACCCTGGAGATCCGGCCGGCGCCGGGCATCCCCCTGGAAGCCGCGCTGGAGATTCTGCGCGACCAGGTCATGGCGCCGATGGAGCAGGCGGGCCTGCCGCCGGGGGTAAAATTCAGCATCTCCGGCACCGCCGACAAGTTGACGCAGACCTGGAACGCCATGGTGCTGCAACTCGCCATCGCGATCGCCATCGTCTATCTGGTCATGGCGGTGCTTTTCGAGAGCTTCTTCTATCCGCTGATCATCCTGCTGTCGGTCCCCCTGGCCACCGCCGGCGGCGTCGCCGGCCTGGCGGTGCTGAACCTCTACGCCTATCAGCCGCTGGACATGCTGACGCTGCTGGGCTTCGTCATCCTGATCGGCATCGTCGTCAACAACGCCATCCTTCTGGTGCATCAGACTCTCTATCACCTGCGCGAAGAGGGCATGGCCGCGGGACCGGCGATCGTCGAGGCGACGCGCAACCGCATCCGGCCGATCTTCATGTCGACCCTGACCTCGGTCGTCGGCATGCTCCCGCTGGTGTTCTTCCCCGGCGCGGGCTCGGAGCTTTACCGCGGCCTCGGCTCCGTGGTGATCGGCGGTCTGGCGCTCTCGGCGGCGCTGACCTTGCTGATCATCCCGCCGATGCTGTCGCTGCTGGTCAGCCTGCTGGAAGGGCGGGAAGCTGTCGCGGCCCCCGCGCAGCCGCCCGGCGGCCGCGGAACCCAGCCAGCCCTCGGCGAATAG
- a CDS encoding efflux RND transporter periplasmic adaptor subunit produces the protein MIAYVRTAKRRSAVDGIAPSAAILLALTALWLGSGPAAAQQDVARVRVDAVRSEPLSQTVPVIGRLVARQAGSVAARISGPILEFRVEVGDRVTAGDVIAVLDDATKRAERDLAAAGLAVARAELKTKQAQITLAQQELKRLEGLKKSAAFSQARFEDALQEVVIAEAGAREAESSVTSARAQLRLEEIDLEYTQITAPYDGVVTRRLSEAGSYASAGDELVYMIADRSLEVEADVPSNRLLGLSAGTHVDVTLDNGTKFQAAVRAVIPNENPLTRTRAVRFLPDFGAQGQAATGPLANEQSVTVQVPIGAPREIVSVHKDAIIKRPNDTVVFVVVDGMAQPRSIVLGEAVGSRYEVLDGLAVGELVVVRGNERLQPGTPVKIEEAS, from the coding sequence TTGATCGCGTACGTACGAACGGCAAAACGCCGCTCGGCAGTTGACGGCATTGCGCCGTCGGCGGCCATTCTTCTGGCCCTGACCGCCCTTTGGCTGGGCAGCGGCCCCGCCGCCGCCCAGCAGGATGTCGCGCGGGTCCGCGTCGACGCCGTGCGCAGCGAACCCTTGAGCCAGACCGTGCCGGTGATCGGCCGGCTGGTGGCCCGCCAGGCGGGCTCCGTCGCGGCGCGCATCAGCGGGCCGATCCTGGAATTCCGCGTCGAGGTGGGCGACCGTGTCACCGCCGGCGACGTCATCGCCGTGCTCGACGACGCCACCAAGCGGGCCGAGCGCGACCTCGCCGCCGCGGGCCTGGCGGTGGCGCGCGCCGAACTGAAGACCAAACAGGCCCAGATCACCTTGGCCCAGCAGGAACTGAAGCGCCTGGAAGGGCTGAAAAAGTCGGCCGCTTTCAGCCAGGCCCGCTTCGAGGACGCCCTGCAGGAAGTCGTCATCGCCGAGGCCGGGGCCCGCGAGGCCGAATCCTCCGTGACCTCGGCGCGCGCCCAGTTGCGCCTGGAGGAAATCGACCTGGAATATACCCAGATCACGGCGCCCTACGACGGCGTCGTCACCCGGCGTCTCAGCGAAGCCGGCTCCTACGCCTCGGCCGGCGACGAACTGGTGTACATGATCGCCGACCGGAGCCTGGAGGTGGAGGCCGACGTGCCCTCCAACCGGCTGCTCGGCCTTTCGGCCGGCACGCATGTCGACGTCACCCTGGACAACGGCACCAAATTCCAGGCCGCGGTGCGCGCCGTCATCCCCAACGAAAACCCCCTGACGCGCACCCGCGCCGTGCGCTTCCTGCCGGACTTCGGCGCGCAGGGACAGGCCGCCACCGGCCCGCTGGCCAATGAGCAATCGGTCACCGTTCAGGTGCCGATCGGCGCACCGCGGGAGATCGTCTCGGTTCACAAGGACGCCATCATCAAGCGGCCGAACGACACCGTCGTCTTCGTCGTCGTCGACGGTATGGCGCAGCCGCGCAGCATCGTGCTCGGCGAAGCGGTAGGCAGCCGCTACGAGGTGCTCGACGGGCTAGCCGTCGGCGAGTTGGTGGTGGTGCGGGGCAACGAACGGCTGCAACCGGGAACGCCGGTGAAGATCGAAGAGGCGTCTTGA
- a CDS encoding histone deacetylase family protein, whose product MTTLLFSHSACEDHIPDIGHPESPVRLKAIREALSASEFDALERREAPRAEESQIALVHPGDYVANILQAVPSDGEGERALDADTILSPGSGEAALRAAGAVVAAVDAVMAGEADNAFCAVRPPGHHAEPDHAMGFCVFNNVAVGALHARAAHGLHRIAVVDFDVHHGNGTQAAFWSDPDLFYASTHQMPLYPGTGAARERGVNANIVNVPLPPGGGSEEFRQGMRDNIVPALTSFQPEFLFISAGFDAHAEDPLAGLNFTEDDYVWATQQLMALARNSCGGRLVSVLEGGYNPAALGRSVAAHVRTLMAR is encoded by the coding sequence ATGACCACTCTTCTCTTCAGTCACAGCGCCTGCGAAGACCACATCCCAGACATCGGGCACCCGGAGAGCCCGGTGCGCCTGAAGGCGATTCGCGAGGCGCTTTCCGCCTCGGAGTTCGACGCGCTGGAGCGGCGCGAGGCGCCGCGGGCCGAGGAAAGCCAGATCGCCCTGGTCCATCCCGGCGACTACGTCGCGAACATCCTGCAGGCGGTTCCAAGCGACGGCGAGGGGGAGCGGGCCCTGGACGCCGACACCATCCTTTCACCGGGCTCCGGCGAAGCGGCGCTGCGCGCGGCCGGCGCCGTTGTGGCCGCCGTCGACGCGGTCATGGCTGGCGAGGCTGACAACGCCTTCTGCGCGGTGCGCCCGCCGGGCCATCATGCCGAGCCGGACCATGCCATGGGCTTCTGCGTCTTCAACAACGTCGCGGTCGGCGCCTTGCATGCGCGTGCGGCGCATGGCCTGCACCGCATCGCGGTGGTGGATTTCGACGTGCACCACGGCAACGGCACCCAGGCGGCGTTCTGGAGCGATCCCGATCTTTTCTATGCCTCGACCCACCAGATGCCGCTTTACCCCGGCACCGGCGCGGCGCGGGAGCGCGGGGTGAACGCCAATATCGTCAACGTGCCGCTGCCGCCCGGCGGTGGTTCGGAAGAATTCCGCCAGGGCATGCGCGACAACATCGTGCCGGCCCTGACGAGCTTCCAACCTGAGTTTCTCTTCATCTCCGCCGGTTTCGACGCCCATGCCGAGGATCCGCTGGCCGGCCTCAACTTCACCGAGGATGACTACGTCTGGGCGACGCAGCAGCTCATGGCCTTGGCGCGCAACTCCTGCGGCGGGCGGCTGGTCTCGGTGCTGGAAGGCGGCTACAACCCCGCCGCCCTGGGGCGCAGCGTGGCTGCCCACGTCCGCACGTTGATGGCGCGGTGA
- a CDS encoding exodeoxyribonuclease VII small subunit, which translates to MADNDIPAEIRKMSFEEALDELKAIVGKLEQGQGTLDSAIGDYDRGAALKRHCDAKLREAQAKIEKISLAADGSVSSEALDVE; encoded by the coding sequence ATGGCAGACAACGACATTCCCGCCGAAATCCGCAAGATGAGCTTCGAGGAAGCGCTGGACGAGTTGAAGGCGATCGTCGGCAAGTTGGAACAGGGCCAGGGCACGCTGGACAGCGCCATCGGCGACTACGACCGCGGCGCCGCCCTGAAGCGGCACTGCGATGCCAAGCTGCGCGAGGCCCAGGCCAAGATCGAGAAGATCAGCCTGGCCGCCGACGGCAGCGTGAGCAGCGAGGCTCTCGATGTCGAATAG
- a CDS encoding polyprenyl synthetase family protein yields the protein MSNSQARTRSLPPEGGGLQEALKARAEAVTGLLDRLLPPAAGPRGTVVEAMRYAALGGGKRLRPFLVCETARLFDVPGEQALRAGAALEMVHCYSLIHDDLPAMDDSDLRHGKPTAHLAFDEAIAILAGDGLLTEAFTVLSDPRTHEKAEVRCDLVARLAAAAGAAGMVGGQMIDISPQRGSLDLAGISELQSLKTGALIRFACEAGAILGEAGAGERQALVAYAEDLGLAFQIADDLLDEESTPEALGKPTGQDADLGKATFVGQLGVEKAREKARELVHSACARLDLFGQKSDLLRQAADFVVSRRS from the coding sequence ATGTCGAATAGCCAGGCCCGGACCCGGAGCCTGCCGCCGGAGGGCGGCGGCCTGCAGGAGGCGCTGAAGGCGCGGGCCGAGGCCGTCACCGGCTTGCTCGACCGGCTGCTGCCCCCGGCCGCGGGCCCGCGCGGCACGGTCGTCGAAGCCATGCGCTATGCCGCGCTGGGCGGCGGCAAGCGCCTCCGGCCCTTTCTGGTCTGCGAAACGGCCCGGCTCTTCGACGTGCCCGGCGAACAGGCGCTGCGCGCCGGCGCGGCCTTGGAGATGGTGCACTGCTACAGCCTGATCCACGACGATCTGCCGGCCATGGACGACAGCGATCTGCGCCACGGCAAGCCGACGGCGCATCTGGCCTTCGACGAGGCGATCGCCATCCTGGCCGGGGACGGTCTGCTGACCGAGGCTTTCACGGTGCTGTCGGACCCGCGCACCCATGAGAAGGCGGAAGTGCGCTGCGATCTGGTGGCCCGGCTGGCGGCCGCTGCCGGGGCGGCGGGGATGGTCGGCGGACAGATGATCGACATCTCGCCGCAGCGCGGCAGCCTGGACCTGGCGGGGATATCGGAGCTGCAGAGCCTCAAGACCGGGGCATTGATCCGCTTCGCCTGCGAGGCGGGGGCGATCCTCGGCGAGGCGGGGGCCGGCGAGCGGCAGGCCCTGGTCGCCTACGCGGAAGATCTGGGCCTGGCTTTCCAAATCGCCGACGACCTGTTGGACGAAGAGAGCACGCCCGAGGCCCTGGGCAAGCCCACAGGCCAGGATGCGGACCTTGGAAAAGCCACATTCGTCGGCCAGCTTGGCGTTGAAAAGGCGCGAGAAAAAGCCAGGGAGCTGGTTCACTCCGCTTGTGCGCGGCTTGATCTTTTCGGCCAAAAGTCGGACCTTCTAAGGCAGGCGGCGGATTTCGTCGTCTCCCGCCGGTCCTGA
- the dxs gene encoding 1-deoxy-D-xylulose-5-phosphate synthase gives MDQVNEPADLRKLGEEQLRDFAEELRSEMIEAVSSTGGHLGAGLGVVELTTALHYVFETPKDKLIWDVSHQCYPHKILTGRRDRMRSLRQGGGLSGFTSRKESEYDPFGAAHSSTSISAGLGFSVARDFRGEDNAVIAVIGDGSMSAGMAYEAMNNAGAMNSRLIVILNDNDMSIAPPVGAMSAYLSQLISSKPFLSVRSLGRELAKRFPRPIEMAAKRAEEYARGLLTGGTLFEELGFFYVGPIDGHNLDHLLPVLKNVRDSHYEGPVLIHCVTQKGKGYEPAEAAADKYHGVAKFDVVTGKQAKGTPKAPSYQNVFAAGLIAEAEHDDTIVAVTAAMPSGTGLNKFAERFPERMFDVGIAEQHAVTFCAGMACEGFKPFAAIYSTFLQRGYDQVVHDVAIQSLPVRFAIDRAGMVGADGVTHQGSYDLTYLGCLPNFVIMAPSDEVELMHMVATACQIDDRPSALRYPRGEALGIEMPARGTPLEIGKGRIIREGGKVAILSLGTRLADALAAADDLAARGLSTTVADARFAKPLDEDLVRRLAREHEVLVTVEEGAIGGFATQVMQFLALEGVFDKGLKFRPLTLPDRFIDHDKPEVQIAQAGLDRAGILAAVLGALGQDELESPARA, from the coding sequence TTGGATCAGGTCAACGAGCCGGCGGATCTGCGTAAGCTGGGTGAAGAGCAACTCCGCGATTTCGCCGAAGAGTTGCGTTCGGAGATGATCGAGGCCGTTTCCTCGACGGGCGGCCACCTGGGCGCCGGCCTGGGCGTCGTGGAGCTGACCACGGCGCTGCACTATGTTTTCGAGACGCCCAAGGACAAGCTGATCTGGGACGTCTCCCATCAGTGCTATCCGCACAAGATCCTGACCGGCCGGCGCGACCGGATGCGCAGCCTGCGCCAGGGCGGCGGCCTCTCCGGCTTCACCAGCCGCAAGGAGAGTGAATACGACCCCTTCGGCGCGGCGCACAGCTCGACCTCGATTTCCGCCGGCCTGGGTTTCTCCGTGGCGCGCGACTTCCGCGGCGAGGACAACGCGGTCATCGCCGTCATCGGCGACGGCTCGATGAGCGCCGGCATGGCCTATGAGGCGATGAACAACGCCGGCGCCATGAACTCGCGCCTCATCGTCATCCTCAACGACAACGACATGTCGATCGCGCCGCCGGTGGGCGCCATGAGCGCCTATCTGTCGCAGCTCATCTCCTCCAAGCCTTTCCTCTCGGTCCGCTCGCTGGGCCGCGAGCTGGCCAAACGCTTCCCGCGGCCCATCGAGATGGCCGCCAAGCGGGCCGAGGAATACGCCCGCGGCCTCTTGACCGGCGGCACGCTGTTCGAGGAACTGGGATTCTTCTACGTCGGCCCCATCGACGGTCACAACCTGGACCACCTGCTGCCGGTGCTGAAGAACGTGCGCGACTCGCACTACGAAGGCCCGGTGCTGATCCACTGCGTCACGCAGAAGGGTAAGGGCTACGAGCCCGCCGAGGCCGCCGCCGACAAGTATCACGGCGTCGCCAAGTTCGACGTGGTCACCGGCAAGCAGGCTAAGGGCACGCCCAAGGCGCCGAGCTATCAGAACGTCTTCGCCGCGGGCCTCATCGCCGAGGCCGAGCACGACGACACCATCGTCGCGGTGACCGCCGCCATGCCCTCGGGCACCGGTCTCAACAAGTTCGCCGAGCGCTTTCCGGAACGCATGTTCGACGTCGGCATCGCCGAGCAGCATGCGGTCACCTTCTGCGCCGGCATGGCCTGCGAGGGTTTCAAGCCTTTCGCGGCGATCTATTCCACCTTCCTGCAGCGCGGCTACGACCAAGTGGTCCACGACGTGGCGATCCAGAGCCTGCCGGTGCGCTTCGCCATCGACCGTGCCGGCATGGTCGGCGCCGACGGCGTCACCCACCAGGGCAGCTACGACCTGACCTATCTGGGTTGCCTGCCGAATTTCGTGATCATGGCGCCCAGCGACGAGGTGGAGCTGATGCACATGGTGGCGACCGCCTGCCAGATCGACGACCGGCCCTCGGCCCTGCGCTATCCGCGCGGCGAGGCGCTGGGCATCGAGATGCCGGCGCGCGGCACGCCGCTGGAAATCGGCAAGGGCCGGATCATCCGCGAAGGCGGCAAAGTGGCGATCCTGTCCCTGGGCACGCGTCTGGCCGACGCCCTGGCGGCGGCTGACGACCTGGCGGCCCGCGGGCTTTCCACCACTGTGGCCGACGCCCGCTTCGCCAAGCCGCTGGACGAAGACCTGGTGCGACGCCTGGCCCGCGAGCATGAGGTGCTGGTGACCGTGGAGGAGGGCGCCATCGGCGGCTTCGCCACCCAGGTCATGCAGTTCCTGGCCTTGGAAGGCGTCTTCGACAAGGGCCTCAAGTTCCGTCCCCTGACTCTGCCCGACCGCTTCATCGACCACGACAAGCCGGAGGTGCAGATCGCCCAGGCGGGCCTGGACCGCGCCGGTATCCTCGCCGCCGTGCTGGGGGCGCTGGGCCAGGACGAGCTGGAGTCGCCCGCCCGCGCGTGA
- a CDS encoding MATE family efflux transporter, which translates to MSGTLLPNAAALAADGELSAAALWRREILATLRLSAPLVFTQLAMIGINTTDIVMMGWLGPEELAAGALGMNIFIPLFLFGLGIATVVAPMTAQALGGRDFRGVRRTVRQGFWLTLLFGAVFTAIIFYGRWVLLAFGQEPAIALLAQDYLQAVAWSLLPSLWFVVLRSFVTAHSRPRSVLVITVIAVGVNAVSNYGLMFGNFGLPRWGLMGAGVTSSIVQILSFLALLGYVQWDRRFRRYAILLRFWRPDWPRFFELFRVGVPIGLTIVAEAGLFSAAAFLMGLISTEALAAHAIALQCAAVAFMVPLGIGQAAVVRVGLAAGARDHDGVTRAGWAALVAGTLFMTCSALVFWFAGHFLVGLFLDLSTPENAEVVELAVAFLVIAALFQLVDGGQVIGVHALRGLSDTNVPMWLAIGGYWIIGFVASVVLAFPLGLGGRGVWVGLACGLAFVASAVIWRFHRRQRYLPDAGLVQR; encoded by the coding sequence ATGTCCGGAACGCTTCTCCCCAACGCCGCGGCCTTGGCTGCCGATGGCGAGCTTAGTGCTGCTGCATTGTGGCGCCGCGAGATCCTCGCGACGCTGCGGCTGTCTGCGCCGCTGGTCTTCACCCAGTTGGCGATGATCGGCATCAACACCACGGACATCGTGATGATGGGCTGGCTGGGGCCGGAGGAACTGGCCGCCGGCGCTCTGGGCATGAACATCTTCATCCCGCTGTTCCTCTTCGGCCTGGGCATCGCCACGGTGGTCGCGCCTATGACCGCGCAAGCGCTGGGCGGGCGGGACTTCCGCGGTGTGCGCCGCACGGTGCGTCAGGGCTTCTGGCTGACGCTGCTGTTCGGGGCGGTCTTCACCGCGATCATCTTCTATGGCCGCTGGGTCCTGCTGGCCTTCGGGCAGGAGCCGGCCATCGCGCTGCTGGCCCAGGACTACCTGCAGGCCGTCGCCTGGTCGCTGTTGCCCAGCCTGTGGTTCGTGGTGCTGCGCAGTTTCGTCACCGCCCATTCCCGTCCACGCTCGGTGCTGGTCATCACCGTCATCGCGGTGGGCGTCAACGCGGTTTCGAACTACGGCCTGATGTTCGGCAACTTCGGCCTGCCGCGCTGGGGGCTGATGGGTGCGGGCGTCACCAGCTCCATCGTGCAGATCCTCTCGTTCCTGGCGTTGCTCGGCTACGTGCAGTGGGACCGGCGTTTCCGCCGCTATGCCATCTTGCTGCGCTTCTGGCGTCCCGACTGGCCACGCTTCTTCGAGCTGTTCCGCGTCGGCGTGCCTATCGGTCTGACCATCGTCGCCGAGGCCGGGCTGTTCTCCGCCGCCGCCTTCCTCATGGGGCTCATCAGCACCGAGGCGCTGGCCGCCCATGCCATCGCCCTGCAGTGCGCCGCGGTCGCTTTCATGGTGCCGCTGGGCATCGGGCAAGCGGCGGTGGTGCGTGTCGGCCTCGCCGCGGGCGCGCGAGACCACGACGGGGTGACGCGGGCCGGCTGGGCGGCGCTCGTTGCCGGCACCCTCTTCATGACCTGCTCGGCGCTGGTCTTTTGGTTTGCCGGGCACTTCCTGGTCGGCCTCTTCCTCGACCTCTCGACGCCGGAGAACGCGGAGGTCGTGGAATTGGCCGTGGCCTTCCTGGTCATCGCCGCCTTGTTCCAGTTGGTCGACGGGGGCCAGGTCATCGGCGTCCACGCCCTGCGCGGCCTCAGCGATACCAACGTGCCCATGTGGCTGGCCATCGGCGGCTATTGGATCATTGGCTTCGTCGCCTCGGTGGTGCTGGCCTTTCCACTCGGCCTGGGCGGCCGCGGTGTCTGGGTGGGGCTCGCCTGCGGCCTGGCTTTCGTTGCCTCGGCCGTGATCTGGCGCTTCCACCGCCGCCAGCGCTACCTGCCTGACGCAGGCCTCGTCCAGCGATGA
- a CDS encoding TlyA family RNA methyltransferase codes for MSKPKAGKTRADVALVERGLVESRAKAQALIMAGKVFAGERKLAKAGEGVAEDQALEVRGQDHPWVSRGGLKLAHALGAFGLDPAGLICLDVGASTGGFTDVLLQHGAARVYAVDVGHGQLAWKLRNDPRVVVLERTNARTLTPGQVPEPVDLLVCDASFIGLEVLLPAPLALTAPEAAMAVLIKPQFEVGKERVGKGGVVRDPALHEEVCARIAAWVDSQPGWSVEGVTESPVTGPEGNKEFLLVARKTVRRW; via the coding sequence GTGAGCAAGCCGAAGGCCGGCAAGACCCGCGCCGACGTGGCGCTGGTCGAGCGCGGCCTGGTGGAAAGCCGGGCCAAGGCCCAGGCCCTGATCATGGCCGGGAAGGTCTTCGCCGGGGAGCGCAAGCTGGCCAAGGCCGGTGAAGGCGTTGCCGAGGATCAGGCGCTGGAGGTGCGCGGCCAGGACCACCCCTGGGTCAGCCGCGGCGGGCTGAAGCTGGCGCACGCGCTGGGGGCTTTCGGCCTCGACCCGGCGGGGCTGATCTGCCTCGACGTCGGTGCCTCGACCGGCGGCTTCACCGACGTGCTGCTGCAGCACGGCGCGGCCAGGGTCTACGCCGTCGACGTGGGACACGGGCAGTTGGCCTGGAAGCTGCGCAACGATCCCCGCGTCGTGGTGCTGGAGCGCACCAACGCCCGCACCCTGACCCCCGGGCAGGTGCCGGAGCCGGTCGATCTGCTGGTCTGCGATGCCAGCTTCATCGGCCTCGAGGTGCTGCTGCCGGCCCCGCTGGCCCTCACCGCGCCAGAAGCCGCCATGGCGGTGCTGATCAAGCCGCAGTTCGAGGTCGGCAAGGAAAGGGTCGGCAAGGGCGGCGTGGTGCGCGACCCCGCCCTGCATGAAGAGGTCTGCGCGCGTATCGCGGCCTGGGTCGACAGCCAGCCGGGTTGGTCGGTGGAAGGCGTCACCGAAAGCCCGGTCACCGGCCCCGAAGGGAACAAGGAATTCCTGCTGGTGGCGCGCAAGACCGTCCGGCGGTGGTAG